The DNA window gtttaccggaaatcaccgtaaacaccccGTCACTAGTTATTTATCAATGGAGACCTAGAAAATCCTCTAGACCTTTTGTCTGAGAACCAATCCATAATAGATCCTTGTGAGACCCGAGCAAATAGATGGTATTCCACCCATAAGAAATCAATTGTAACCCCTTCAAACATCCATTTATATGAGTTAAAGGCAAAGGTGAACCATATCTAGTTCTAATAATATTTCACCATAATGCTTGTCCATATCCCCTAAATGATCCTCTAGTGGCACTTACCTAAAAGAAACAAGATTAACTCGACGAATGTCCTAAACCCAAAGACCTCGTATAATCTTTGTTTTACATTCCTTTAACAAACAAATTTAGGAGATCTTCATACCCTTCTTAGAACCATGCAAAGGAAATGCCTCTGCAAACACATAATAGCATTCCATATTTTGAGATGTATCTTCgtgaaaaagaggaagaaaataGGGATGGAGTGTAGGACAAAGTTAATTAGTAACATTGTCTTGCTAAGGCTTAAAAATATATTGCTCTAAAAGGTTGGaggaaaaattaataaatatctgCCAAGTAATCTCTTTTCGAGGGCCAACATCGATAGGCAAATCAAACTACTGGAACATAAGCGACCACACACTATAGTTCAAGAACCGTTCTTCCAATCTCGAGAAAACATTAAGCAAATTTACAtcaagaacaaaaatcttggtgCAATTAACCTAAAGGTTCGATGCAAGTTCAGAGCACCGAATAATTGTCTTGGGAGCCTAAAGATTTTCCATTTATACTTCTTCTAAGAAGAACATGATATTAACATATTAGAAGTGGGAGACGACAATGCCAGAGTTACCTGATCTTAAACCCCTTATACAAATTCAATGCCTCCACCCGCAAGATCGACACACTCAACTCCTCAACCACCAAGAGAAACATAAAAGGTGCAATAAAGACTCATAATTAAGTCCTATTTGAATATTGATCTCTTGAATGAAGCTCAATAAATATAATCAAGATGAAAATACTCTAAATATACACCCAAGCACAAATTCAATGTCGCCATTTAATTCCATACTCGAACCTTTGCATCGCATCATTCCAATGTCGCCATCTAATTCCATACTCGAACCTTTGCATCACATCATTCGAAAAACTCCAATAGAGTCACAAAACTTTTTAAAATCCACTTTAAAAACTAGAcacaatttttcttatttttttattaagtctAAATTCGTCCTAATTTTTTTGGGATCCTATATATGAATCTAAATAAGCCATGGTTGACTAAACATTTATAATCCCTATTTAACAAGGAGCAcatgatttattgttttaaaggATTTTCATCATTGATATCTTTTTAGTGATATTGATATTATAAATTAATCTTGAATTCCATTTTTTTTGGCGTTGTTCATGTCAAAGTTTATGAGTAtggcaaaatattttttttcctaTATGTTAATTTCGGGttattttaatctttaatttCGAAAAGTTTCACATTGGTCttttaactcttcaaaatgtaTCGTGTTGGTCATTTCTGTCTAATTAACGATGGAAAAACTAAAAAATGGTTGCTAAATCAGTCGTTAACATGATAAAAAAGACTAAAATAATACCTTTTGAATGAAAATTTTTAAAGTTAAATGACCAAAACGAACTCTCAAATTACCCgacgatttttttttttttaccaattaatatttatttgacttATTATGTAAAAGTGTAAAAGTAGAATTATGAAATACAACTAGGGTCTATACACTCTTTAACTTTGCAAAGCTGCATGAAGCCATGAACTagcaaaaagaaaagagagaCAAAGAaagtagaaaatttctttagccacctccctatggggtcacccccagcgaaaatcccaaaatacccctgcttcggaaatgaacttccgaagcgcttttttttttaaaaaatttccacaattcggaagtgcatctccgaaaacacctcatggggggtgtcttcggagatgaacttccgaaaacacctcatgggggtgaattcggaaatgaacttccgaattatgcagaaactgtgttttttttttatgttttttcttaaacagtctcgcattttaattaaacgcaaacgccaaataaaataagcaacagataaactgaaaatactaatatgataaatccaatccaaataatatatacaaaccgaaaataataataatactgtgcgaaagatacaatccgaatatcaaaaaataaataaacccgaccactactgggtgtgcctaaccctctcaccctgggccctcctctaccgcctgtaccccgccgcacggcccgcatcagtgacgatcatctccatcacaacGATTGCATCTGGACCGCcatgatgaacgacacctcgatccaaggcgtcccgcccaagcatctctatccactGGCAGATCgacatgagatcaatggcgtggtcatcctcggcctgctggttctccaggatctcctcatgtgctggcctaggagcgctggGAACGTCGGatctcagcagaggatgggacacccggtagaaccatgtgacgtacccctcctcactgtgccagtcctgtgtgacccgagtgagacggtactcctgcggtaccacatgctgctgccactccgcccatatggcagtgagctgcactcgggtcactctgtcgggagcagcctcaaagggtgacctgggtatccgctgcacgaatccgaactgacgcatgcaccgctcagggagataccagaccatgatgccggtcccgcatgccaaccagcctgaatataaagcaatgccgtcaaaggggacaatctgagcgtagtcggcgaacggcctccaggtgacgtcgtcgtgcatcgtgcggtccaagtacaaacggtatggtcccaccgcatcgttccccctttggagagcgtatctggcggccctgggcatggcgtcaacgtacgcaggatcgatgtggaagccgtggatgcgggagaagtaggagatgatccagctctggaacacaaacacgataatgtattaaaaaaaatacgaaacataaataaataaataaatacgataatgtgttaaaataaaacgtaccgtaagtagtgtgcaggatccgaccaactgcctcgtcctccagttgaaggcctcattcagcttctggtagaggtatgccagagtagctgcccccagttccactggtgaacggtatccaggtccatgaagtagcggaggtaggtcacatcGACGTACCTGGCTCTCTTGTCCataaagcatgcagcgcctaccacatgcatgtaccagcaccggagagcgcagccgcggtgatagtgtgtgaacagctcgtcacccgcatcctcggattcggccgccgACACCAAGTGGTGCTTGAAATAggcgctcagtgtggtgaaccggatatgaggcccagaagtcgtggcgcactcaaagtgagcaacctcgtgctccatgcccaaatagagcgtcatccactcaatggcctcgaccctctggatcttggagtggtgcaacagcggccccctaatcggaaggtggagaagacactgcacgtcatgcaaggtgatcgtcatctccccaaccggcaagtggaaagaggacgtctccttgtgccagcgctccacaaatgccccctgcatgtcggtgctgatggtggtgtaccccgtcatgcagagcccgctgagccctgaacctcgcacatggtcgttaaaccactcagctgctggtttaaacagactgaaaatcttgcgggcgtggttgaccattttcaacggctctctctccttttacaaaaaaaaaacaaataagcgacatatattaaataagcgacaaataaacggttaaattataaaaaatggtgacaaataaacggttaaattaaaaaaaatacctctcccttccagatccgccgagcgacgtgatcgtggtagtgaatctgcacggaagtgtcaaaggaccctcccggatagccgtcctcctgctcatcctcctccccggctggagggtcaacatccggtacaccctccgactcgtggtatggcactggcacctcctcctcctgctgctcctcctcctcctctcgctggcgggaagaagatacccgagcctagatccagatgaagaggtaccctctcccacgtcctcgggtactcgcacacggcgtccccggccacgcccccgtccctgtgtcgacgccagctgcgccgcggcccgctcgcgtctagccgacgcagtctgggtctccctaccctgtctgatgcgtgctggttggttgcctgacatgttcctgtaaacaatcgaaatcgattaatatgcgagacaaaataaaaaacaaaaaaaatgcacttctgatacagttcggaagttcatttccgaaaactgggatggaggtgttttcggaaatgaacttccgaaacacccctgcgcagagcttctctgcaacctccaatggcagacccaaaaaacctacaccaaaactatttttatgcctactaaacatcctaatatcagtactaacctatcttaatgtgattttttcagtttctaaacaccttaatagagtttattcaaatagatctaaaacttgaaaaaacattgataaacttaccaattagtgtttgatgatgagtttggttgagattggaagaagacttgggcaatctctttgatcttacacttgctttttgcagaaaatttgaagaggggttgtgttttgatttgaattagggtaaaatgtttggggagggggagtgttttgataaatctgcaaaatgcgcagtatttcggaagttcatttccgaaatgctgttttcggaaatgaacttccgaaataagacaatttttttaaaaaaaaggcgttttcggagatgcatctccgaaaccacctttttccttgcatttcggaagttcatttccgaagtcaggggtagtatggagttttcaccagaggtggactaaaaggtagggaggttggcaaagaaattttcaaaaagtatgaTAAGGACTTATCATGTTATTCTTCTATCACATGACCTACAACTTGATTCCAATggcaaaaaattacaaaaagacAAAAAAGAATATTAAGCCAAAtcccaatttatttatttataaattaaaaacaaagtaacACTCCATTCCAAATATGGTGAGAATTAttgtatatttttataaaaaaatattaataaataaatactacAAACATGAAAGTTGAATCAGGGTACATGCCAGTATTGTCATAGATTCTTCATTCTTATTTCATTTATACACATTATAGAATTTGACAGGTACGcacaaaaaacaacaacatattttaagaatatagtTACCATCATGTTATTTTGCAGGTCTAATTAAAGTAGAATTACATTTTTCTTTTGACGGAAACCGAAGAAGTAAATTTAAGCTATgatcaaaagcaaaagaaaattaacattttttttgttAGTCTCATATGtaagaaaaaaaaatcttatttgaaATACATCATTATCATTTTTTTGTCGCTTGATCCACAATtttgttctatttttaattaacctCCCGTTAATGAATAGTGAGATAGGTTCATGAATTAATTGGTCTTAATGAAATTCTCTTTCACCtttgtaaaaacaaaataaaaggttttaatttgattaaattttatCTGATACACCCTTCTcatcttaaaatatatatttccacACTTACTaaagattttattattattttatataataataaaaaaattaacacattttattaatttatcgctACTCAATAAAAATTGAGCAATTTCATAAgaaaatttctcaactcaaataaCTCGCAATATTGTAATTTAAATAATACTAATATGGGTTAATATTCATTTTCGCCTCTGTCATTTTGGACGAATTCAAAAATTAAtcatgtaaaaaggtatagattttgtccttgtcttttctatttttttttaacctTTTAGTGAATTTGGTCAACAAAGTCGGTGATGTGACATGTACAGaccaattttttttctattattcatttaaataaatatccaCATAGCATTTAACatgtatttaatattaatttattctcCTAATTACTAAAACCTTGAAATAATTGAGTGAGTGAAATTATTTATTCGAAACAATATTGGACAACATTTACCTTAAACCCCCAAACCTATAAACTAATTAAAAACGGAGAGAGCCTCACACAGACCAACCTAACTTCCTCACCGATCCCAATAAAGAGAGCATAACGTAGGCACACCTCACCAGAAAGCCTCTAGAAGGATCGGGAATCCTCTCACAGACAATTGTCTGATTGTTCTTGACCAACCAAACAAGAGAACTAAATAACTCTGTCAGAAGGTCTTCCTCCCTGACAAGAAGGGAATGCTTCTACCTAAAATCCGAAACTCAAACCTCTAATACCTAGCTCCTTATCTACCCCATAACTAGAGACTTTTGCTTTGATATGAGAAACAACCTTTTAAAATAAACACTCAACGAGGACTACCCCACCCAGACATCATGCCAAAAACTGATATTCAAACCTTCCCCTACCACTCTGAAGCTTGAAAGAGGTGAACCAATCAGAATGTTGATCTAGCGAGGAGTCGAGAAGAGAGATTCCTCTCCACCAAAAGGAAGCGTTCCTAAGAGCGAACATTCTACCATTTATAAGGGAACCACACACCTGAGCACTATATCTAGACGAAACAATATTCTTCTATAAAAATGAGTTAACCCAAAGAATCCTCCACCTCCACTTACTTAATAGTGTTAAATTCACAATCCTAAGACCCTTAACCCTTAAACCACCAACACTCTTAGACTTGCATATATCCTCCCACTTCATCCACGCAATCTTAGACCCTCCTTTCGAACCACCCAAAAGGAAGCTCCTTTACAGTCCAACTAACTTCTTTGAGGTTATAATCAACAACTTTAGGaaagaaatgaagaaaataagaatcAAGTTCATTATTGAATTTAGAAGGACAACCCATTCAGACTCACAAACCTATTCCTTCAGAATCTTTATGGAAACTAACATTCACCCGAGGATTCCACATCAATTCCTTCGTAGAATTGATTAACTCTCACCGAAAATCCTAAATACTTAAATAAATGTCTAaccaaaaaaagttttaaaaacttGTTAAAAAATTGTTACTaagtagaatttttttttttaatatgaacCATAAATATTAAGTTAATTCATTGATCTTGCCAAATAAGTATTCACTTGAAATCAATTATATGAAAAATTGCATAACTTCaaactagagctgtcaaaatgggctacccgaccctaaacgGGCCGGCCCAAGCGGGCCTCGGGCTTTTCAGGGCCGGGCCCAAAAAGCCCATTTTTACTACCCAGGCCCAGCTCTGTCTGGGCTGCGGGCTACCCGGCCCAAATGGGCCTCGGCCCTAAACGGGcctatttctaaaaaaataaaattttctccttatttttcttATAACCATACAATTGCATGCAataatacttatatatatatatatatatatatatatatatatatatatatatatatatatatatatatatatatatatatatatatatatatatatccaaaatTACGATTTTTAAATAATCTATATAAGttacaattaaaatgtaaaacaacatattaacttaatttcaactattcaaaatacatcagaaattatatttaattttgcacacaaaattaaataacttgttccaacaaattttaagatataaatattcatgacaattataattttataacaatcataacatcaaactgttataaaattttataacgattataattaaattgatgggatattattttatagcaaattgttatatatatgatTTGTACTAACTCTATCCTACCATAAAAAATTACATCATAACTTTTTAAATCTTATTTCaaccttatttttaattagaatatatcatggtgtcttttctatactatctacataattatattaggatgaaaccttttagttttaaattaagtcaaaccatcaacttttgtttgatatttatacctttataatactaaaaataaattaaaatacataatacacaAATTGTTTGTAGCATACCTTTATGAATTAGGAAAGGATAATTTCTAGTTACATTACAAAATTGTTATATAAATGATTTGTACTAACTTTATCCTACCATAAAAAATTACATCATAACTTTTTAAATCTTATTTCaaccttatttttaattagaatatatcatggtgtcttttctatactatctacataattatattaggatgaaaccttttagttttaaattaagtcaaaccatcaacttttgtttgatatttatacctttataatactaaaaataaattaaaatacataatacacaAATTGTTTGTAGCATACCTTTATGAATTAGGAAAGGATAATTTCTAGTTacattacaaaattattttttttgggctggcgggctacccatggcccatacgggtcgacccatattttttagggctttttagggccggACTTAAAAAGGCCCGGATGTAAATGGACTCGAAAAATAAGGCCCAAACCCTAATTATTTTCGGGCCTAATGGGCCGGCCCATGGGCTTCggtccattttgacagctctacttcAAACTATACATTAATGTGAAAGATTTGTTAATTATATATGATTATCTTTTTtgatatataattaaaaaggaaaaatgctAATTAGTGTTCTCAGGACAATGGCTAagactttaaaatagtaaatttatctcagTAATCAGGTATTTAATGccatgaaaattaaaatattaaattttttataaaaaaatttcttttttttgaaatgcttaaccattgcctgAGGGCTGGTTAGCCAGACCCAATTAAAAAGTACTATATTTTCCAATTTAAGAGGGAGTATAATTAATACAATAGTAAAATCCATACTGTATTAAGTGTTTAGAGAGTGTGTTTGATTACCAACTAGCTAGCTAGGTTTCTCATATTTAATCTGAGTTACATTAACCGTAAATttgcataatattttttttactgcTGCATTAAAAAAATAGACAAATACTATAAGGAATAGAATATGTTGGGACTCCAAATAGTCCTTCCCTTTGGGAAGATTGACAATATAAGACAAACAAAAAGGACacatttaaaatatttgtttaatttaagaaaaaaattaaatgaagatATTTACACCAACCAAACTAATTACCTTGCCATTGTTTTTGAGTTTCGTTTTGTTGATTATGGGAATTTGAAGAGTCCATGCAGTTTCCCATACCAGCAATACTCAGAATATCACTATCAGATAAAGGCCTTAGACCTAAGAAATCTCTTGTAAATGCATCATTTCCTCCGGTGACGGTAACCGTGCCGCCGCGGTCATCAATGGTGGTTGTTGTTCCATGAAagccagaagaagagaaagagtTGTTCATCATTTGGTCTTCACATGAGgacaaattcaaaccaaaattacTATTTGAGTTTAACATGTTGTTGTTGGTGGAAGAGTCATCAAGAGACACGTGACCTTGTTGGCGGGTCCCACTTATCATGATCATGGATTGTTGTTGTGATGAGCTGGTTGTTGAACCCATCTGAGCTGCTTTCTGTAACAATGCTGTAGCTGACATGTGAGGTGAAACTGCAGATGTTGGTTGGTATGATGGAAGTGTAGTAGGACCGTTTCTAGGGTTAGGGTTTTCATGAAGGTTTAGATCTTGTTCTAATTCAAGCCATGATGGTATTTGAATTTCTTGCTTTAGAAAACTGAAATTTTGATGCTCTTTCTTTAATGTGAAACCTTGTGTCTCATGAGTTTGGAGATTGATGATGTTGTGAGAGCTTGGTTGATGAGTTACAGTTCTTGAACTCTCTTCTGCTAATGCATCACAGAATGCTCTATGAGTTATGAAACTGTCCCTCCTGAAAAATCATATAGAAACAAAACTTAACGACACGTCAGTGTCGTGCGTGTGTCTGATGTTCACGAGAAAGTGTCATGTCTGGTATTCGTGTCTATACTATCACTATAAAACCAAAACTTATCGAAGTGTCAGTGTCGTGTGTGTCTGATATTCGTATTAACATCTTATATAAAACCAAAACTTGTCGGCATGTCAGTCAGTATTGTGTCTGGTGTCTGTGTCTATGGTTAATAGTTCGTTACATTATTATCAACTTGTAGAGATATAGAATGTGGTAATTATTTTTCTAATGATTGAGTTTAGGTTtagaaattatataatatttaagcTACCTTGTGAAGAGGGTTCCACAGTCACATCTATATTCTCTTGTACCACAGGTTTTGGAGTGAGCTTTCCAATCTGATTGAACAGCATACTTCTTAGAGCACTTATCACATTTCCACTTTTTCTCACCGTGCTTTCTGCAAAAGTGCTTCTTGATACCAGTTAAATCTCCCAAGGCTCTTGATGGCTCATGGTGCACACAAGTTGGTTCTGGACATACATATACTTTCTTCCTTATTATCTCATTGCCTGTTCTCTGCTTCAACTTCCATGGTAAATTATGTCCTCTTTTATGAAGTTGAAGATTCTGATCTCTTTGAAATCCTTTGTTGCAGATCTCACATATGAATCTATTCGTCGCCATAAGCGTCTTCGGCGATAACGCTATAACTTCAGCTTCCGGGTCTAAAATTAATAttatcaaatcaaataaaaaatctaaCAAACATAATTACAATTACGGCCGCAATATTATGGTTTGTACTAGCATAATCATAATCGCaaccaaaaacaaaatattgCTAGGAAGTAAGATAATAATTAAACCTGGGTTGCCAGGAAGGTTTCTCCTTTTCTTCACCGGAGTCTCGTCATGAGTTTGAGATTGTGATGGAGAAAAGTATTGTTGAGGATAATTGGTTGCAGCAGCGGTAGCAGTAGCTTCACCAGATGCAGAAGTCAAATTAGACATGTTTTCCTCAACAAACAAAACCTTAGATCATGTTTTTTTCTCTTATGTTTGAAGTTT is part of the Vicia villosa cultivar HV-30 ecotype Madison, WI linkage group LG2, Vvil1.0, whole genome shotgun sequence genome and encodes:
- the LOC131653910 gene encoding protein indeterminate-domain 11-like, whose amino-acid sequence is MSNLTSASGEATATAAATNYPQQYFSPSQSQTHDETPVKKRRNLPGNPDPEAEVIALSPKTLMATNRFICEICNKGFQRDQNLQLHKRGHNLPWKLKQRTGNEIIRKKVYVCPEPTCVHHEPSRALGDLTGIKKHFCRKHGEKKWKCDKCSKKYAVQSDWKAHSKTCGTREYRCDCGTLFTRRDSFITHRAFCDALAEESSRTVTHQPSSHNIINLQTHETQGFTLKKEHQNFSFLKQEIQIPSWLELEQDLNLHENPNPRNGPTTLPSYQPTSAVSPHMSATALLQKAAQMGSTTSSSQQQSMIMISGTRQQGHVSLDDSSTNNNMLNSNSNFGLNLSSCEDQMMNNSFSSSGFHGTTTTIDDRGGTVTVTGGNDAFTRDFLGLRPLSDSDILSIAGMGNCMDSSNSHNQQNETQKQWQGN